The window TGAATGGCTGGGCCGCGAGACCGGACAACTGATCCGCGAAGAGATACTGCCTGGCCTGTCTGCGCCGGACGGGCTGGATCTCGATGCCTATGCGAACGGTGTGCTTGCGCGCTTTGCCAATCCGGCGATCAGTCATCTGCTCTCGCAGATCGCCTGGGACAGCTCGCAGAAACTGCCTGTTCGCCTCCTTGGCACAGCCGAAGGCAATCTGGCGGCGGGGCGGCCGGTTTCGCGCCTTGGGCGCGCCATCGCCGCATGGATGCGGTTTGTCGTGCGCAGCGCGCGCAGCGGCACACCGCTCACCGACCCGCTCGCAGCCGAACTGGATGTCGCCGGGCGCGCGGCAAATGACGACCCCGATAGCGACACCGCACGCTTTCTCTCCCTTCGCGCCGTGTTTCCATCCGCGTTGATACTTAACCCGCTCTTTCGCGATGCCGTCGCCTGCGGCTATCGTGAGGTGATCGCGCTGGAACGCGGAGCGCGGCCCTGACCCCTTCCCATGGAGTGTCCGACATGAAGACTCGTCTCAACGCCGCCGTGTTCGGCGAGGTCATGCTGCGCCTGAGTGCGCCGGGACGTGAACCGCTCCTGCGCTCGGCGAGGCTGGAGACCTGGTTCGGGGGCGCAGAAGCCAATGTGGCGGCGGGCCTGGCCGCCCTCGGCCACAGCGCGCGGGTCATTACCGCCCTGCCCGACAACGCGATTGGCGATGCCTGCCTTGGCGAACTGCGCCGGTCCGGCCTCGACACCACACACGTCGTTCGCAGCAACGGCCGTATGGGGCTTTACTTTCACGCCAGCGGAGCGATGCAACGCCCGGCCGAAATTGTCTATGACCGCGCCCATTCAGCATTCAGCCTGATGCCTCATGAAGGCTGGAACTGGGACGCGGCACTGGACGGGGTGGACTGGTTGCATCTCTCAGGCATTACGCCTGCTCTTGGCGCGGCCCCGGCACGCGCCGCCCTTGATGCCGCGCAGCGAGCCCGCGAGCAGGGTGCAAAGGTATCCTTCGATTTCAATTTCCGGCCCATGCTCTGGCAGGGGCGCGAGGCCGAGGCGGGCGCGATACTGGGCGAACTGGTGGCGCAAGCGACCCTGCTCTTTTCCAGCGCCGGCGATCTGGCCCGCATCATGCCCCTTGAACTGACCGGAAGACGCGAGGCCGATTTCGACAGCAGCGCAAAGGCCGCTTTCGCCCGCTTTGCCGGCCTTGAGTGTATCGTCACGACCTTCCGCCAGTCGCGCGGCACGCTTGAACAGACGCTGGAAGCCCGGCTTGCCAGCCGGGACGGTGTGATCGCTGCCGGTCCAGAGACATTGGCTGGAATCGTCGAACGCATTGGCGGCGGCGATGCGTTTGCAGCCGGCCTGATAGACGCTCTGGCAAGCGGTACAGACCATCAGACAGCACTCACCGATGCGCTGACGATAATGGCGGTCAAACACTCC is drawn from Glycocaulis alkaliphilus and contains these coding sequences:
- a CDS encoding sugar kinase; translation: MKTRLNAAVFGEVMLRLSAPGREPLLRSARLETWFGGAEANVAAGLAALGHSARVITALPDNAIGDACLGELRRSGLDTTHVVRSNGRMGLYFHASGAMQRPAEIVYDRAHSAFSLMPHEGWNWDAALDGVDWLHLSGITPALGAAPARAALDAAQRAREQGAKVSFDFNFRPMLWQGREAEAGAILGELVAQATLLFSSAGDLARIMPLELTGRREADFDSSAKAAFARFAGLECIVTTFRQSRGTLEQTLEARLASRDGVIAAGPETLAGIVERIGGGDAFAAGLIDALASGTDHQTALTDALTIMAVKHSIPGDQCTVRHSDIAAWREGSDLKR